In the Acropora muricata isolate sample 2 chromosome 10, ASM3666990v1, whole genome shotgun sequence genome, one interval contains:
- the LOC136888132 gene encoding kelch-like protein 12, with protein MVAHAEILLSKCAQFRVHGEFIDVRLKVGGDEFAAHRIVLAANSDYFHAMFAHGMKESNQEVIELKDENISVGAFKIVMDSIYSGEINVSDENVFEVLLAADHLQVTSVVQQCCKYLETEVVELSFDMQTYCRVIMVADRHGLKDLKETSQRKMASLYKEICEKEDFLSHMNADILSALLCRDDLSAPSENFVFKSVMQWIKYRKEERMDVAAQVIGRVRLGLVDIKDVIDELDTEEMQMIPEIHMLVYKTLRHNCMPSTSSAFALEKAKPRSMSPVLVAIVSKGDICGFDLQSKAWRKLSSVLQLTKAAACYCAEPVGNYLYVADSSKVVFCYDIVRNIWSTLPPIPSSSYFTFGSMCHIEDHLYVICKSSESYRYSIATNQWQSVASSKVFCKLGQKTFCNKAAAVYKSCLYVLYAQAIQEYENNSFISKPYNSHLCCFDSKKNVWKQKASTETPHYGSSLLVVNNNLYVAGGKCSFSVSNFEPYGSSAAIEVYNDRENTWSVVQQTHIPQNNLGAVEIDGRVYFIINSFPVDSGITIPPGEVYPVILDGWENLGKVEKNAVLCYMPVKNSLT; from the exons ATGGTCGCCCATGCTGAGATCCTTTTGTCGAAATGTGCGCAGTTTCGTGTGCACGGTGAATTCATCGATGTTCGTTTAAAAGTTGGAGGGGACGAATTTGCGGCTCATCGCATTGTTCTTGCTGCAAATAGCGATTATTTCCACGCCATGTTTGCACATGGAATGAAAGAATCCAACCAGGAAGTGATCGAGCTCAAAGATGAAAACATTTCTGTCGGTGCTTTTAAGATAGTGATGGATTCCATCTACAGTGGAGAGATCAATGTGAgtgatgaaaatgtttttgaagtTTTGCTTGCTGCAGATCATCTTCAAGTTACAAGTGTTGTGCAACAATGCTGTAAATACCTTGAGACCGAAGTCGTTGAGCTGAGCTTTGATATGCAGAC ATACTGCCGCGTCATCATGGTTGCTGATCGACACGGATTGAAGGACTTGAAAGAGACTTCCCAACGAAAAATGGCTTCATTGTACAAGGAAATTTGCGAAAAGGAAGATTTTTTGTCTCATATGAATGCAGATATATTGTCAGCTCTTCTCTGTCGAGATGACCTCAGCGCTCCATCGGAGAACTTCGTCTTCAAATCTGTGATGCAGTGGATCAAGTACAGGAAGGAAGAAAGGATGGATGTGGCGGCTCAAGTTATCGGAAGAGTTCGTTTGGGACTGGTGGACATCAAGGATGTGATCGATGAACTCGATACTGAGGAAATGCAAATGATCCCCGAAATAcacatgttggtgtacaaaacttTGAGACACAACTGTATGCCTTCGACCAGCTCCGCGTTTGCTTTGGAAAAAGCGAAACCGAGATCAATGAGCCCG GTGCTTGTTGCCATTGTTTCCAAGGGAGACATCTGTGGTTTTGATCTCCAGTCCAAGGCATGGAGAAAGTTGTCATCAGTGTTGCAACTAACCAAGGCAGCAGCATGTTACTGTGCAGAACCTGTTGGTAATTATTTGTATGTTGCAGATTCAAGCAAGGTTGTTTTTTGTTATGACATAGTTCGCAACATTTGGAGTACACTCCCACCAATTCCCAGCTCATCATATTTTACATTTGGCTCCATGTGCCATATTGAAGACCATCTCTATGTCATTTGCAAGTCTTCTGAATCTTACAGATATAGCATAGCTACAAATCAATGGCAATCAGTTGCTAGCTCGAAAGTTTTTTGTAAGCTGGGCCAAAAAACATTTTGTAACAAAGCAGCTGCTGTGTACAAATCTTGTCTTTATGTATTGTATGCTCAAGCAATTCAGGAGtatgaaaacaattcatttATCAGTAAGCCATATAATTCTCATCTATGTTGTTTTGattcaaagaaaaatgtttggAAGCAGAAAGCATCAACGGAAACACCTCATTATGGGTCCAGTCTTTTGGTAGTAAACAATAACCTCTATGTTGCTGGGGGAAAGTGCTCATTCTCTGTATCAAATTTTGAGCCTTATGGCAGTTCAGCTGCCATTGAAGTTTACAATGACAGAGAAAATACATGGTCTGTTGTACAACAAACACACATTCCACAAAATAATCTTGGAGCTGTAGAAATTGATGGGAGGGTCTATTTCATCATCAACTCTTTCCCAGTTGACAGCGGTATTACAATCCCGCCGGGGGAGGTCTACCCTGTTATTTTGGATGGGTGGGAAAACTTGGGAAAGGTTGAGAAAAATGCAGTTTTGTGCTACATGCCTGTAAAGAACAGCCTAACCTAA